The DNA region GGAGATCGGGGGGCGGTGTTAGTAAGTGTGCCAGGCCATGCACACCCAGGAGCCCAGCTACGGCGAACGGCCATGTTTCTCGATGGAAGAGGCGGGGGTCGTGGTGGAGGGACCGTCGCACCCGCACCGCGAGGGGGGCTGCCTCTGGCCGACGCAGCAGAGTAATCAGGAGGACGAGACCGAGCCGGACCCTCTCGGTGACAGGGCATATGAAGGCCTCCGTTCGCAGGCAGATGCACTTCGTCCAGCGAGGTGCGCCAAGGAGTGTCCTGAGAGCGGAGTTTTGGGCGGTCTCAATGGGTTCAAGGGATGCGGGAGGCACTGTCAAGAGACACGGTGTGGCGTAGTCCAAGCAGGAGCGGACAGCGCTCACGTAGTAGGAGCGGAGGACTCGGTCGTTCGCCCCGCATGAGCGCCCAGCCAAGGCCCTCATCGTGTTGACTCTGGCCATAATTTTGACCCGAATGGAGGCCACATAAGGTCGGAAGGAGAGGCGGGAGTCGATCACCATCCCCAGGTATGTGAAGTGGGGAACCCAGGGGACTGGCACGTCGTTCACGAGGAAAGGCGCCGGAGGGGTGGAGTACCGGAAGGCCATGGCCTTTGTCTTCGTCGGGTTGGGGACAAGGCCAAGGAGGGAGCAGGAGTCAAGGAGGCGGCGAAGCATGGCGCGAGCTCGAGACACGTGGCGGGATCCGGAAGCGACGATGGCAATGTCGTCCGCATAACTCAGAACTCTGACTTGCTCATTCGTGTGGAGGGCGACAAGGTGCTCTACAAGGAGATTGAATAGCAGAGGGCTGAGGATGCCCCCTTGCGGAGTCCCGTTGTCGAAGGACTGCACGCCAGATGTTGTGCCCTGGTAGCGTACAGAAGTAGTGCGTCCCTGGAGATAATCCCCAACCCAGCTGAGGAGGCGGCCATGAACGCCTTTTGCTGCTTGGGTCGAGAGAATGGCCGGCGTGGAGGCTAGTTCAAAGGCCTTCTCGAGGTCGAGGAACACTACGACCGCCTTGCAGCCAGTGATGCTGGATAAGAGGATCGACACACACTCCCTCGTGCCTCTGGCCCGGCGGAAGgcgaacaggtggtggtggaggggacccAGCGCCCATTCCAAGCGGGAATGAAGGATCCGCTCCATGGTCTTGCCCAGGCAGTTGAGGAGGGATATTGGGCGGTGCTGCGTGGTGTCTCCGGCTTTCGGGATGGGGACTATCGTGGCCGTTTTCCAAGCAGCTGGGACGGCGCGGAAGACATAGGAAAGGTTGAACAGGTGGAGCAGTTCAGTCTCCATGGCAGGGCTATCTTTCTGGAGCATGGTTTAACTAACCCTGTCTGCTCCCGGCGATGTATTCCGCCCCGGAATGGCGCGCCGGAGTTCGTGCGGTTGTATAGCGGCGTCAGTTGGATGGGGCAGGAGGCAGGCCCACTGGTACTCCAGCCATCTCCCTGTTTTGACTTGCTGCTGTCGCAACCTCGTCGCGTGGGGAAGGGGTGCCATAGAAGCCCTTGACGCAAAGAGCATGGTGAGGCGGTCAGCTTCCTCTTGAGGCCGGGGGTGAAGGGCTGGTCTAGAGACGGCCCCCCGGTCGACCGCGCGAATTTTTCGCCACAGGAGGGACACAGGTGTGGTGGAGTCCAGGGAGGCACACCATGCAAGCCAATGCTCCTCTTTCACTCTGTCAACGGTCTCCCTGGCTAAGCGGACAGCAGCTCTGAGGAGTCGGCGGGTTTCCTCGGTGTTGGCCCGACGGTTAAGCCTCCTCGCCATGTTGACTCGGTGGTTCATCTCCCGGACCTCCTCGGAATAGTACCACCTGTCCCTGTGAAGCAGAGGTGGACGTTTGGACAGGGGGATGGCGGAACTCACCGCGGAATGGAAGGCTGCGACTAGGCGGACCTCGGCAGCGTCGACAGTATCAGGGCGGGAGTGTTCAGCCAGGTAGGTGTTAAGACACTGACTGAATTTAACCCAGTCAGCCCTGCGGAGGTTCCaacgaggagggcggggcgggaGGACAGGCGGTTGAATAGGGAGAGTGGTCACCGTGTCGATGTGTTCGCTCACAAGGTGGTGATGGAGCGACCAGCCCGCGTCAACCTCCAAGGGCCGCGACACGAAGGAGAGGTCCAAAACTCCCCCCGCGAGGTGCGTCGGCTCGCCAGTGTTGAGGAGCGCCACCCCGGGGGGCTTCTCAAGGGTGGCAGCGGGAAGGCGCCCCGCACGATTACGCCTCGTGGCTCCCCACCGCTCGTGGTGGGCGTTGAAATCCCCTCCGACGAACGTGGGCTCCTCGGCGGCAAGGGAGAACAGCTCGCTAAAGTCAGGGTCCTCCGCCGTCTGCCCACTATATACGCAGTAGAAGGTGAGGAGCGTCATGTTGATGTTGACGGCGACCGCTAATACCTCCACGCCGTCGCCGCAAGCCACGGGGTGAGGCACTCGTGAACAAGGAAGTGAATCCTTGACCAGGATACAACACCCGCGTGTCCGACCGGCCACGGCACGGAGGTAGAAAGACCTGTAGCCGCGGAAGGAGAGGACGCGGTGTTCCGGCAGCAGTGTCTCCTGGAGGAGAACCACGTCGTGGGAGTCACGAGCTAACGGAGCACGCAGGAGGTTGGCCTTCGCGCGGGCGCCATAGACGTTCCACTGTAGGACAG from Eriocheir sinensis breed Jianghai 21 unplaced genomic scaffold, ASM2467909v1 Scaffold20, whole genome shotgun sequence includes:
- the LOC126990784 gene encoding uncharacterized protein LOC126990784, encoding METELLHLFNLSYVFRAVPAAWKTATIVPIPKAGDTTQHRPISLLNCLGKTMERILHSRLEWALGPLHHHLFAFRRARGTRECVSILLSSITGCKAVVVFLDLEKAFELASTPAILSTQAAKGVHGRLLSWVGDYLQGRTTSVRYQGTTSGVQSFDNGTPQGGILSPLLFNLLVEHLVALHTNEQVRVLSYADDIAIVASGSRHVSRARAMLRRLLDSCSLLGLVPNPTKTKAMAFRYSTPPAPFLVNDVPVPWVPHFTYLGMVIDSRLSFRPYVASIRVKIMARVNTMRALAGRSCGANDRVLRSYYVSAVRSCLDYATPCLLTVPPASLEPIETAQNSALRTLLGAPRWTKCICLRTEAFICPVTERVRLGLVLLITLLRRPEAAPLAVRVRRSLHHDPRLFHRETWPFAVAGLLGVHGLAHLLTPPPDLPVPSYVSPPPWRPRPFDLSLRPLPAKKSLLPNEVLRREAASRVTGALPPQTVVYFTDGSVHHLTGAVGAAFIGGGTTALFRLANGCSSTQAELVAISMALLHAEETVAGPVVIHSDSMAALHAISGDRVPDNIRLTTSIWRTLEALESTGRRVTLNWLPSHSGVGGNDAADAAAKDATLLPAVTIHLLPNLGLLRTTMLSKAGRSITTDLEHSVAANSPSSSWYAAATDMGRWRLEASHPRPVSVLLHRLRLGYKCLSELDPDDIRWRECEHCEEEQDYPLLHYLLECPATRDLAANPEGRSAPALLFHLGEEALERLAVSYAPPR